A region of the Chloroflexota bacterium genome:
TAGAGCTAATCCCTCGCCATTCTCTGCAGTCCTTGTTGTAGGCGGTGATTATCAATCTGTCACCGCGCCATATCAGCCCTGCGCGTCCGGGTCGATTGTTCCCGTCTATCCATCACTGCGGCAGGGATACGACTCCGCTCTTCACAAGACGCACCCCACGGTCAAATTACGAAGGAGACTGAGTGTCGCTGGCGGGCGCGGAGGCTTCATCTGGAGGGTTGCTATAGATCGGCGATTCCGCAAAGCCTAATCCGCTCTGGCTTGGTGTCCACTGTTGACATCCGACCTCATTCCATACCACCAATTTTCAGACGATGCCATAACCGGTTCTCGACAGTATCTTCAACCGACGTGTCATCTTCGAGGGCCATTTGCTGTGCTAGCACCCCTTCGGTTTCTGGCTTCGTGGTGTCAGTGAGCCCATCCGGACTACCATGCTGTGATCTGCTGTGGCTGGCATCGATTGAATTGGCCACCCCGCATCCCAACTCAAAGAGATGCTGGCGCTCCCAGAGGATGATTCCTCGATCTTTGCCAAAAGAACGAGCATCGCCAGAGAACCCACTCGGGCAGACGACCACCCCACAGGAGCCAGGCTGGTGTTTTGGCAGGACACCGTTCAATTGACGGACGATCTCAACACCCGCCGGGGTTTGATGGTTCTTGCACTGGACGTATAAAACAAGATCACCTCCCATGTCCACAGCCCGACTGGCTTTGAGGTCAATCCCTCCGTCCCGAGTCTTGGGGGTTGTTTCTACAGTCCAGCCTCGGCGCTCCAACAAGCCTTTCACGTGCTGCTCAAATTCGGTTCCACTCATCTGGGAGTAATCTGGTATGGCGCCTGAGCTCCCACCTCTGGTTCTGGAACCCGTTGGAGGGGTCAAACCGAATAGGCCAAACAGCTCTTCTGCGGTCAGGCGTGCTTTCAGATCAATAGAGACGTCATCAACGATTTCATCAAATAGCAGCTGCTTTTCTTGAAGGATCTGGTCTATACGTTCTTCTATTGTCCCTTCACAAATGTACTCATAGACATGGACTGGTGAAGATTGCCCGATGCGATGGACCCGATCTTCTGCTTGGTGTTCTACAGCAGGATTCCACCAACGATCAAAATGGAAAACGTACGAAGCCTCTTGGAGGTTCAGGCCATGTCCGCCAGCGCGTAGCGAGAGCACCAAGACCTTATGAGAAGAATCCCCTTTGAATGCCTGAATGGTGGACTCTCTCTGTACGGATGCCAGCGATCCCGTATAACTGAGAGGACAGAAATCCTTCAAAGCGGAGGCCACGGCTTTTACGCCAAACTGCGGGTCGACAAACTGTGAGAAGACTAAGGCCCGATGTCCCTCACTTACCAGCGTGCCTATTCGTTCTCGGATGTCTTCGAGCTTGACGGATTGACCAGTTCTAGGGCAGAAGTTGCATATCTGTTTCAGCCTCAGTATCAACTCCAGAACATTCTCGATTCGAACCGCTTCTCCCATGCCTCGCAACTGGAGGACCCCCCGATCCTCTGCCATCTTGTAGCTTTCGCTTTGTGAATCTGGCATAGCCAACAGGATTCGGTTGGTTGTCTTGGGTGGAAGCTGCGTCAAGACATCAACTTTCTTTCGACGCAACTGTAGCTGTCGATGTCTATGCAGCATGGCCTCATCGGCGTGGAGTCTGAGAGGTTCCTCGCCCACGCCGAGAGGGGACACAAACTCCAATATGGACGCGAGGTCATCTAACCGATTCTCCAGCGGTGTGCCTGTGAGAGCCCAGGCCCTCTTTCTAAGAAGCAGCTTGCACTTCTGGCTGATATCGGTTTTTGGGTTCTTTATTTGTTGTGCCTCGTCCAGAATAACCGCATCCCATGTTCGTCTTCTGGGTGGTGATGCCGGATTCTGTGTGAAATCCAAGCGCAGAGTTTCGTAGGTTACCAAGTAGACGTGGGCGGGTGCGCTCCACTGAT
Encoded here:
- a CDS encoding SNF2-related protein, encoding MFSPTQITPVGDIALSTTGGGSVALTGVLVDDNSPSGLSVDDTTEGRPRRRLEPGGPDAGSSDGEVSLARRLAYLLQPPADLLTSHGGPLEWHGTLFPYQLEGVQELMSRDALLLADDMGLGKTIQVVTALRILAIQRRIESALVVVRASLLAQWRQEIRTWAPELRTSTIHGPAAERAYQWSAPAHVYLVTYETLRLDFTQNPASPPRRRTWDAVILDEAQQIKNPKTDISQKCKLLLRKRAWALTGTPLENRLDDLASILEFVSPLGVGEEPLRLHADEAMLHRHRQLQLRRKKVDVLTQLPPKTTNRILLAMPDSQSESYKMAEDRGVLQLRGMGEAVRIENVLELILRLKQICNFCPRTGQSVKLEDIRERIGTLVSEGHRALVFSQFVDPQFGVKAVASALKDFCPLSYTGSLASVQRESTIQAFKGDSSHKVLVLSLRAGGHGLNLQEASYVFHFDRWWNPAVEHQAEDRVHRIGQSSPVHVYEYICEGTIEERIDQILQEKQLLFDEIVDDVSIDLKARLTAEELFGLFGLTPPTGSRTRGGSSGAIPDYSQMSGTEFEQHVKGLLERRGWTVETTPKTRDGGIDLKASRAVDMGGDLVLYVQCKNHQTPAGVEIVRQLNGVLPKHQPGSCGVVVCPSGFSGDARSFGKDRGIILWERQHLFELGCGVANSIDASHSRSQHGSPDGLTDTTKPETEGVLAQQMALEDDTSVEDTVENRLWHRLKIGGME